From Vitis vinifera cultivar Pinot Noir 40024 chromosome 3, ASM3070453v1, the proteins below share one genomic window:
- the LOC100257272 gene encoding lysM domain-containing GPI-anchored protein 2, protein MGSATLLLALSFLSVLITAPRAQASFKCSSGPTCNALVGYVSPNTTTLSAIQTLFGVKNFRTLLGANSLPASTPTNQSVAAKDKIVIPFRCRCSNGTGISNHRPVYTVQKDDGLYHIAAEVFAGLVTYQEIQAVNNISDANLIEVGQELWIPLPCSCDEVNESKVVHYGHVVESGSSVAEIAEKYGTTEETLLELNNITDPKNLKAGDVLDVPLKACTSVVKNTSLDYPLLLSNGTYAYTANNCVKCQCYSANNWTLQCEQSGLNITNGTCPSMECGSSGLSIGNSTSTTCNRTTCAYAGYTNQTIFTSLVESTCSSTNNAPSYASKITLPSWRWNFVFIVSQLVMLYLHHSQ, encoded by the exons ATGGGTTCTGCTACGCTGCTTCTCGCCCTATCCTTCCTCTCGGTGCTCATCACTGCGCCGAGAGCTCAGGCCAGCTTCAAATGCAGCTCCGGCCCCACCTGTAACGCTCTCGTCGGCTACGTCTCCCCCAACACCACCACTCTATCCGCCATCCAGACTCTCTTCGGCGTCAAAAACTTTCGAACTCTACTCGGCGCCAACTCCCTCCCGGCCTCGACCCCAACGAACCAAAGCGTAGCCGCGAAGGACAAGATCGTCATCCCCTTCCGCTGCCGCTGCTCTAACGGAACCGGAATTTCGAACCACCGGCCGGTGTACACTGTGCAGAAGGACGACGGACTGTACCACATCGCGGCGGAGGTGTTCGCGGGACTGGTGACGTATCAGGAGATTCAGGCGGTGAACAACATTTCGGATGCGAATTTGATTGAAGTAGGGCAAGAGCTGTGGATTCCGCTGCCGTGTAGCTGCGATGAGGTGAATGAATCGAAGGTGGTGCACTACGGGCACGTGGTGGAATCCGGAAGCTCCGTGGCGGAGATCGCGGAGAAGTACGGAACCACCGAAGAGACGCTGTTGGAGCTCAACAACATTACAGATCCCAAGAATCTTAAGGCCGGTGATGTCCTTGATGTTCCCCTCAAAG CTTGTACTTCTGTGGTAAAGAACACCTCATTGGACTACCCATTACTCCTCTCTAATGGTACTTATGCCTACACTGCAAACAATTGTGTGAAGTGCCAGTGTTATTCTGCAAACAACTGGAC ATTACAATGTGAGCAATCCGGGCTTAATATAACAAATGGAACGTGCCCTAGCATGGAATGTGGGAGTAGTGGTTTATCCATTGGCAACTCCACATCTACCACTTGTAACAGGACAACCTGTGCCTATGCTGGTTACACCAACCAAACAATCTTCACAAGCCTTGTTGAGTCCACTTGTTCAT CTACTAACAATGCTCCCAGCTATGCTTCGAAAATCACTCTGCCCAGTTGGAGATGGAACTTTGTTTTCATAGTAAGCCAATTGGTTATGCTTTATCTTCATCATTCCCAGTAG
- the LOC100243463 gene encoding glycerol-3-phosphate acyltransferase 9 isoform X2 produces the protein MANAPDNKLTSSSSELDLDRPNLEDYLPSGSMQEPRGKLRLRDLLDISPTLTEAAGAIVDDSFTRCFKSNPPEPWNWNVYLFPLWCLGVVIRYGILFPTRVLVLTLGWIIFLSSFIPVHFLLKGNDKLRKKLERCLVELICSFFVASWTGVVKYHGPRPSRRPQQVFVANHTSMIDFIVLEQMTAFAVIMQKHPGWVGLLQSTILESVGCIWFNRTEAKDREIVARKLRDHVQGADNNPLLIFPEGTCVNNHYTVMFKKGAFELGCTVCPIAIKYNKIFVDAFWNSKKQSFTMHLLQLMTSWAVVCDVWYLEPQTLKPGETPIEFAERVRDIISLRAGLKKVPWDGYLKYSRPSPKHREQKQQSFADSVLRRLEEK, from the exons ATGGCCAACGCTCCCGATAATAAGCTCACTTCCTCAAGCTCCGAGCTCGACTTGGATCGCCCCAATCTCGAAGACTACCTTCCCTCCGGATCCATGCAAGAACCTCGCGGCAAGCTTCGCCt GCGTGATTTATTGGACATTTCGCCGACCCTAACCGAGGCTGCTGGGGCCATTGTTGAC GACTCTTTCACACGATGTTTCAAGTCGAACCCTCCGGAGCCTTGGAACTGGAATGTGTATTTGTTTCCTCTTTGGTGTTTGGGAGTGGTAATTCGATATGGAATTTTATTTCCCACAAG GGTTCTAGTACTCACACTGGGGTGGATAATATTCCTTTCATCCTTTATTCCAGTACATTTTCTATTGAAGGGAAACGATAAGTTGAGGAAAAAGTTGGAG AGATGTCTAGTGGAGTTAATTTGCAGCTTCTTTGTTGCATCATGGACTGGAGTTGTCAAGTACCATGGGCCACGGCCTAGCAGGAGGCCTCAGCAG GTTTTTGTTGCCAATCATACttccatgattgattttatcGTTTTAGAACAGATGACTGCATTTGCAGTTATTATGCAGAAGCATCCTGGCTGGGTTG GATTGCTGCAAAGTACCATTTTGGAGAGTGTAGGATGTATCTGGTTCAATCGTACAGAAGCAAAGGACCGTGAAATTGTTGCTAGGAA GCTAAGGGATCATGTTCAGGGGGCTGACAACAACCCTCTTCTCATATTCCCAGAAGGAACTTGTGTGAATAACCACTACACTGTCATGTTCAAGAAG GGCGCATTCGAACTTGGCTGCACTGTTTGCCCTATTGCAATAAAGTACAATAAGATTTTCGTTGATGCTTTCTGGAACAGTAAGAA GCAATCCTTTACAATGCATCTTCTGCAGCTTATGACATCCTGGGCTGTCGTTTGTGATGTTTGGTACTTAGAGCCCCAAACATTGAAGCCAGGAGAGACACCCATTGAATTTGCAGAGAG GGTCAGGGACATAATTTCTCTTCGAGCTGGTTTGAAAAAGGTTCCTTGGGATGGATATTTGAAGTACTCTCGCCCTAGCCCAAAGCATAGAGAGCAGAA GCAGCAGAGCTTTGCTGATTCAGTGTTACGGCGCCTGGAAGAGAAGTGA
- the LOC100262384 gene encoding lysM domain-containing GPI-anchored protein 2 isoform X2 — MGSATLLLALFFLSVLTTVPKVQAAFTCNSTTRSTTCSALIDYVSPNTTTLSAIQTLFDVKNLRTLLGANSLPTSTSPNQSVAAKDKIVIPFRCRCSNGTGISNHRPVYTVQKDDGLYHIAAEVFAGLVTYQEIQAVNNISDANLIEVGQELWIPLPCSCDEVNGSKVVHYGHVVEAGSSVELIAEEYGTTQETLLRLNGITDPKNLQAGAVLDVPLKACTSMVANNNSLDYPLLVANGTYVYTANSCVMCKCDSANNWTLQCEPSQLKLSNRTCPSMQCEGSSLYIGNSTSAGCNRTTCAYAGYTSQMILTTLVEGNACSASNDAQKIGLQVWSWAFLFISSIALAWSSIFS, encoded by the exons ATGGGTTCTGCTACTCTGCTTCTCGCCCTATTCTTCCTCTCCGTGCTCACCACTGTGCCCAAAGTTCAGGCAGCCTTCACCTGTAACTCCACCACCAGGTCCACCACCTGCAGCGCTCTCATCGACTACGTCTCCCCCAACACCACCACTCTATCTGCCATCCAGACTCTCTTCGACGTCAAAAACCTTCGAACTCTACTCGGCGCCAACTCCCTCCCGACCTCGACCTCGCCGAACCAAAGCGTAGCCGCGAAGGACAAGATCGTCATCCCCTTCCGCTGCCGCTGCTCTAACGGAACCGGAATTTCGAACCACCGGCCGGTGTACACTGTGCAGAAGGACGACGGACTGTACCACATCGCGGCGGAGGTGTTCGCGGGACTGGTTACGTATCAGGAGATTCAGGCGGTGAACAACATTTCGGATGCGAATTTGATTGAAGTAGGGCAAGAGCTATGGATTCCGCTGCCGTGTAGCTGCGATGAGGTGAATGGATCGAAGGTGGTGCACTACGGGCATGTGGTGGAAGCCGGGAGCTCCGTGGAGCTGATTGCGGAGGAGTACGGCACCACTCAGGAGACGTTGTTGAGGCTCAACGGCATTACAGATCCCAAGAATCTTCAGGCCGGTGCTGTTCTTGATGTTCCTCTCAAAG CTTGTACATCAATGGTAGCAAATAACAACTCATTAGACTATCCTTTACTTGTCGCTAATGGTACATATGTCTACACCGCCAACAGTTGTGTAATGTGCAAGTGTGATTCTGCGAACAACTGGAC ATTACAATGTGAGCCATCCCAGCTTAAGCTATCCAATAGAACGTGCCCTAGCATGCAATGTGAAGGTAGCAGTTTGTATATAGGCAACAGCACCTCTGCTGGTTGTAACCGAACGACCTGTGCCTATGCTGGTTACACCAGTCAAATGATCCTCACAACCCTTGTTGAGGGGAACGCTTGTTCAG CTAGTAATGATGCTCAAAAGATCGGTCTACAAGTCTGGAGCTGGGCCTTCCTTTTCATCTCGTCAATTGCTCTCGCTTGGTCTTCAATTTTTTCA TAA
- the LOC100262384 gene encoding lysM domain-containing GPI-anchored protein 2 isoform X1, with translation MGSATLLLALFFLSVLTTVPKVQAAFTCNSTTRSTTCSALIDYVSPNTTTLSAIQTLFDVKNLRTLLGANSLPTSTSPNQSVAAKDKIVIPFRCRCSNGTGISNHRPVYTVQKDDGLYHIAAEVFAGLVTYQEIQAVNNISDANLIEVGQELWIPLPCSCDEVNGSKVVHYGHVVEAGSSVELIAEEYGTTQETLLRLNGITDPKNLQAGAVLDVPLKACTSMVANNNSLDYPLLVANGTYVYTANSCVMCKCDSANNWTLQCEPSQLKLSNRTCPSMQCEGSSLYIGNSTSAGCNRTTCAYAGYTSQMILTTLVEGNACSASNDAQKIGLQVWSWAFLFISSIALAWSSIFSVRSL, from the exons ATGGGTTCTGCTACTCTGCTTCTCGCCCTATTCTTCCTCTCCGTGCTCACCACTGTGCCCAAAGTTCAGGCAGCCTTCACCTGTAACTCCACCACCAGGTCCACCACCTGCAGCGCTCTCATCGACTACGTCTCCCCCAACACCACCACTCTATCTGCCATCCAGACTCTCTTCGACGTCAAAAACCTTCGAACTCTACTCGGCGCCAACTCCCTCCCGACCTCGACCTCGCCGAACCAAAGCGTAGCCGCGAAGGACAAGATCGTCATCCCCTTCCGCTGCCGCTGCTCTAACGGAACCGGAATTTCGAACCACCGGCCGGTGTACACTGTGCAGAAGGACGACGGACTGTACCACATCGCGGCGGAGGTGTTCGCGGGACTGGTTACGTATCAGGAGATTCAGGCGGTGAACAACATTTCGGATGCGAATTTGATTGAAGTAGGGCAAGAGCTATGGATTCCGCTGCCGTGTAGCTGCGATGAGGTGAATGGATCGAAGGTGGTGCACTACGGGCATGTGGTGGAAGCCGGGAGCTCCGTGGAGCTGATTGCGGAGGAGTACGGCACCACTCAGGAGACGTTGTTGAGGCTCAACGGCATTACAGATCCCAAGAATCTTCAGGCCGGTGCTGTTCTTGATGTTCCTCTCAAAG CTTGTACATCAATGGTAGCAAATAACAACTCATTAGACTATCCTTTACTTGTCGCTAATGGTACATATGTCTACACCGCCAACAGTTGTGTAATGTGCAAGTGTGATTCTGCGAACAACTGGAC ATTACAATGTGAGCCATCCCAGCTTAAGCTATCCAATAGAACGTGCCCTAGCATGCAATGTGAAGGTAGCAGTTTGTATATAGGCAACAGCACCTCTGCTGGTTGTAACCGAACGACCTGTGCCTATGCTGGTTACACCAGTCAAATGATCCTCACAACCCTTGTTGAGGGGAACGCTTGTTCAG CTAGTAATGATGCTCAAAAGATCGGTCTACAAGTCTGGAGCTGGGCCTTCCTTTTCATCTCGTCAATTGCTCTCGCTTGGTCTTCAATTTTTTCAGTAAGATCTCTGTAG
- the LOC100243463 gene encoding glycerol-3-phosphate acyltransferase 9 isoform X1 — MANAPDNKLTSSSSELDLDRPNLEDYLPSGSMQEPRGKLRLDCGLVDWWTVCRRDLLDISPTLTEAAGAIVDDSFTRCFKSNPPEPWNWNVYLFPLWCLGVVIRYGILFPTRVLVLTLGWIIFLSSFIPVHFLLKGNDKLRKKLERCLVELICSFFVASWTGVVKYHGPRPSRRPQQVFVANHTSMIDFIVLEQMTAFAVIMQKHPGWVGLLQSTILESVGCIWFNRTEAKDREIVARKLRDHVQGADNNPLLIFPEGTCVNNHYTVMFKKGAFELGCTVCPIAIKYNKIFVDAFWNSKKQSFTMHLLQLMTSWAVVCDVWYLEPQTLKPGETPIEFAERVRDIISLRAGLKKVPWDGYLKYSRPSPKHREQKQQSFADSVLRRLEEK, encoded by the exons ATGGCCAACGCTCCCGATAATAAGCTCACTTCCTCAAGCTCCGAGCTCGACTTGGATCGCCCCAATCTCGAAGACTACCTTCCCTCCGGATCCATGCAAGAACCTCGCGGCAAGCTTCGCCt tgATTGTGGATTGGTGGATTGGTGGACTGTGTGCAGGCGTGATTTATTGGACATTTCGCCGACCCTAACCGAGGCTGCTGGGGCCATTGTTGAC GACTCTTTCACACGATGTTTCAAGTCGAACCCTCCGGAGCCTTGGAACTGGAATGTGTATTTGTTTCCTCTTTGGTGTTTGGGAGTGGTAATTCGATATGGAATTTTATTTCCCACAAG GGTTCTAGTACTCACACTGGGGTGGATAATATTCCTTTCATCCTTTATTCCAGTACATTTTCTATTGAAGGGAAACGATAAGTTGAGGAAAAAGTTGGAG AGATGTCTAGTGGAGTTAATTTGCAGCTTCTTTGTTGCATCATGGACTGGAGTTGTCAAGTACCATGGGCCACGGCCTAGCAGGAGGCCTCAGCAG GTTTTTGTTGCCAATCATACttccatgattgattttatcGTTTTAGAACAGATGACTGCATTTGCAGTTATTATGCAGAAGCATCCTGGCTGGGTTG GATTGCTGCAAAGTACCATTTTGGAGAGTGTAGGATGTATCTGGTTCAATCGTACAGAAGCAAAGGACCGTGAAATTGTTGCTAGGAA GCTAAGGGATCATGTTCAGGGGGCTGACAACAACCCTCTTCTCATATTCCCAGAAGGAACTTGTGTGAATAACCACTACACTGTCATGTTCAAGAAG GGCGCATTCGAACTTGGCTGCACTGTTTGCCCTATTGCAATAAAGTACAATAAGATTTTCGTTGATGCTTTCTGGAACAGTAAGAA GCAATCCTTTACAATGCATCTTCTGCAGCTTATGACATCCTGGGCTGTCGTTTGTGATGTTTGGTACTTAGAGCCCCAAACATTGAAGCCAGGAGAGACACCCATTGAATTTGCAGAGAG GGTCAGGGACATAATTTCTCTTCGAGCTGGTTTGAAAAAGGTTCCTTGGGATGGATATTTGAAGTACTCTCGCCCTAGCCCAAAGCATAGAGAGCAGAA GCAGCAGAGCTTTGCTGATTCAGTGTTACGGCGCCTGGAAGAGAAGTGA